CACCCACAGCTGGAAACAATAACACTGCCAAAATAACCCATGAATACTTTCTGCAATATTGAGAACTACCAGTGATTCAGCATTTCACACTTTCGGGCCTTGGAAAACACTCGGTAGAAGGTAATGAAAAGGGAAAACTATGCAAGGTTTAGCATGTGGACTCAACATATCATTTTAGTGCGGTTATGTTTGTTCAAAGCGGCACACATTATTCAATGATCACTTTTTGATGAACCAATCTGTGTGGTTGTCCAAGAGCACTGCATTAGTGCAAAGTAAGACGTTCATGGTTGTTCGCATTCCATGCTCAAATTTTCTTGTGTCTGATTTTACCACATAGCAAGTACATTAGACCGCCAGTGCAAGCGACTCGTTGAAACAGAAATCAATCATCATTCAATACAGAAGCCTGGTTATGATATTCCCTGGTAATATTTAGCCAGGAGTAGCACGCTCCGAGACACAGCGCGGCTGTCGCGTCTTAGTCACTTATCTTATGCAAATTAAGTTTCTGAAGTGTGGATGCATTTTTACTCCGGTTGATTAGCCTTCTTAAACCTTCCAATTtttggctaataataataataataataataataataataataataataataataataataataataataataataataataataataataataataataataataataataataataataattcgtttttggggaaaggaaatggcgcagtatctttttcatatatcgttggacacctgaaccactccgtaagggaagggataaaggagggagtgaaagaagaaaggaagaaagaagtgccgtagtggtgggctccggaataatttcgaccacctggggaccacctggggaacccgggaactccgggttagtagccgagtgccctaaccactgagccactgcggcgggtatttGGCTGATGCCCGAGTGTGGTTGCGAGTCATTTGCTGTTTGGATCATAATCGGGATCATCGTTTTTATTGATGTCGACAGAAATATTGAAATTTTAACAAAAAAGTCGAAATATTATTTTGCCCGAAGCTGATTAGCGGCTCAATAAATTTGTAAATACTTAAACAGCTTCTTTTTTCCAGAAGTCTAGAGACATAGCCACAATTTTTAACCCGAAAGAATTCAGCACTGACGCTCAGGTTTCGGAGTCTTCCTTTAAGGTATATAGCAAGGAATACCCACCGGTGTCACCTCACACAACAGGAGGCTCGCAGCAAGAGCCCACAAATTCATCCTGATTGAATTGCTTCCTCGGTTCACGTAcctgaagcaaaaagaaaatatcAAAGTTTGCTTGTTAAAAATATCATTTTTGACACGTGAACTGCCCGTGTTCCGGTATTGTATCAACGGTATGTAAACACTTGTACACGTGCGTTTCTATACGCGCTAGTATACGTTTCCCGAGGATAAATTTCGTTGAATATTAGGGTAGCTAACGCTAGTCTCTTGTGACCATCCCTGAGTGTTCCGGTGCACTCAGTATTTGAGAATGATAGAGAGTCTTTATGCTTGCGTTGTCGCCTGGTGTTGTTTAGTGTCAGCCTTTGACGCTAACATTTCGAGGGAAGCTGATTCAGATGGTTGACAACTCGACCAAGGGGCGAGATTTGATGTGTACATGGTTTGTAAGTACATCAGGCCTAGTCTTTTGGTGGCAGTATTTTaaatgatgacgtcaccattGATTAAAGCTGGGGCTACGCTTAGGCTTTCTTTTAGCAGCGCCGGAGAAGTGCGTTAAAGCGCAGCCTTGTCGTCATCAATGTTCAGATTTCAGGTTGATGACGTCACTATGCGGCTCCATCCTGCCGCTGTGCGCTGGGGAGAAGCTTGAACGCCATAGCGGTGACTTGTACATTTCAAAAGCTAACACAAACAAGCTTCGTATGCTTCACTCGCAAGTTTCGCACCTTCGAGCCCTCAAGGCTCGTAGAATTTTAAAACCTCTGCAGTTACCCTTTAGTGCCTAGAGTTAAAGTTGATGACCGCATACTTTCATGGTAACCGTTCAGCGATGGTCCCTAGCCTTAAATGCGCACTTGGGCTATCGCGCTTACGGTTTTTGCACTTACTGAATCGCTGCATACATAAAATGGTACTTAGAAACTACAGGAGTACCTTAAGGCGTACAGCTCTTCAGCTGTACCTAACCCAAACAGCATAGGTAATCGGTCCAATATTAGAAATTTATTGGCAAAGGTTGGTCCTACAACGGACCAGAGTAAAACCGTCTAACTCCAATGTTCAGCCGAAATGCCATAacattggaaatgtattggcaaaggttGGTCCTACAAAGAACCAGAATTAAACCATCCAACTTCAATGTTGGGCCGATTACCTCTGCTGCAGCCCCTTAAAAGCAACCAGGTAAGATCAGTAAAAGCGACAAAAATACTTGCCCCTGGTCAAGGCAGAAGGGCCGCACCCGTCCTCGGCAATGTTGCCGCCGAAAGAGGGTTTTGTGGGCTACGCTGTCGATGAGGCGTTTTGTACCTCACTTCAGGTAAACGAAGTCAAAGCAATACAATGCACAGTGGTCTAAGCGTGTGTCGGTATTGTCTCGGCTCACTGTTATGAGGAAAAATATATCGCTTCAAATAGTGACTTGTAACTGAAACCCGCGTTCTGTGCTATCAGAAAGAGCGAAAAAAAGAAGTTGCATGCAAGAAGCTTCCGTGATGTTGCGGGGGAAAATATTGCCTGAAGGAACATAGATCGAAGAAAGAAGACATGTGATGAGTCACCAACAACCAAACGCGTGTAAAGATTTTTTCGAAGCTCTATCTGTGTTAGCTCCTTTCCGTGGCGTAAAATGTGTTAGCCGAGTGAGACCGTAAAGAAAGATagacaaaaataatataaaaaataAGAGCACAATACAATGGCAGGAAAATGGATAGGGTAGCCCAAAGGGAGACGTGGCCGAGTTAGATATTTCACACAGGAATATTTCATTTATTCTGTCTTCCTTTTATTAATGAGTGCAGTTACCTCCTTGGTGCTGAGTATTGCAGGGATGAAGCCGTGTTTGGAGGGCGCTCCTTTGTCTTCTTGTGGTGGGTGGGCGCCAACGCAGATGTATTTCCAATTGAAGAAGTGAATGCTTTGGGCGAAGCAAACAATCATTTTTTTTGAGGACTCAAACATGCTTCTGAGAGCGGTTAGAATTCAGCCGTCATATTACGCAAACTTAAATATCATCCGAAGAAATGTTAGCGATAGTACCGTTGTTTTTAAATTCTCTTCGAAGATCTGCTCTGATGACTCACTTGTTCTGGCCTCTCATCGCTGGATAGGTGTCCTCGATAACAGGAGTTTGTCAGGCGGTTCTATAAAAGCGCAATTTTTTCCCCTTAGAACCTGCTCAACGTTTTCGATTGTCCTTCTATACTTTATTGCTTATAATTTGTTAGATCACTTTCGACTGCCTACGATTTTATTCCAACCTGTTGTCATCTGCCCGTTCTAAAACAATAGCTTTGCAGGTACCAATATATAATCCATTTTAAGGCAAATATATGTTAGTTCGTGCCTCTAAGTTATGCAGCATTTTCCAACATAATAATTGCACTGAAAGATACCTTTCGTTATAACGCTAGTGTTCGGTTGTTTTTATGGGTAGCAAGCATACTTGAAGCTCTAATGATTATGAATGCTCTCAAGAAAACTTTACACGCCAATGAAACGgtaaaaaagttttttctttttttcagaaaatttgGATACCTACTTTCTTGATGTTTTACCTAAGAATAATGTTGTAAATATTTCCCAAACAGTGAGGAAAGTTTCATTTAAAGTAATAGGCCAATTACTACCAAATATGACTAAACAAAACGCAAATAATTAAATATTTCTTTCGTTTGACTTCATTTTCCTGTACTGCCTGCCAATATATCTCGTTTATGGTTTGCATCAAAACGAATACAATGAGCCTGCAAACTGTATAATGTGGCCTGTCTTGTCGTGGAGAGTAGGTACACGATACAAATGAATTGCTGGAAAGGCTTAACACATTCTAAGACTGCGCTCTCCACAAGAGGTTGACTCCCAGGCGTGGTCCACAATTGGTTCGACGTGTTCAGAGGCAGTTGTGTTGCCTGGATCTGTGACTGGGGCACTGGGAGGGACAGCGCTAAGCTTTATGATTTGACCCTTTCCGCGTCTCTGTGTTGTTTAACCACAGGTGGGGCGCACACCATGACAACCTTTGCGGCGTACCCGTCCTCACTGCAATGCACCTCCACCGAAGTTCTTTCGATCGATGTGTAAGGAGAACCGCCATGACTCACCAGGCTCAGTGCTGCAGGCGGTACCATGAATAACCTTCGATATTAGACGCGAGCCTTCTACGGCCCACGCACTGCgcaggttctttaacgtgcgtccAGGTGGATACCATTTGAACGGATAGATTCGAAATGTTCAACACCATTTTGAGTATCATACACGGCTTTTTGTTCGGCTGCATTATAGGCTTCATGCTTGAAACGGTGTTTTTCCTCACGCCAAGGAAGAAGTTAGGCtcggttattattattattacggatACCTCTagggcccttgggtgagggctttataTAAGGGGTGAGGGGTGTTCCTCGTCGTAATACATATTTGTCCTCACAACGAACTGCTGTGACGGCCGGCTAGTCGATGACGTGTTTGTCCAGTTGGGTCTGGCAAGCAGCTGTTTCTAGAGCGGCTCGATGACTGAGTGGCGCTGTCAGTGAGGCGGAAGGCTGGGTCCCGCCCTACATTTCGGATGTACTGAGCTCTGTTTGGCGCCAGCGTTGACActagattttctggtgaacgggtcCTTTAACGCTTTAGCGTTAAAAATGACGGCGACACTTATGGTCCACaataagggtatgacacgatagcgcaaTAGGTTAATTCTCACAAATTCAGaatgtcattctctacattcatagattcccgGGGGTCTTCATATCCCTcatggagcagtggtgcagcggtaagcgctgcgccactgccctgtgttGGCACGTGCTCTTTGCGGAGGACCTTGTgtgacacaggttgctcttcccgagagaccaatcattaatttaatcgacacctgccacggtggacagttagCGCACTGTTCGGTGGccaggttttgatgacgccgcaatgtcacgtgacctagttggcCCACCCGCCTCCTATGTTGCTCTCTGGAGACAACCTGCCACAGACATACTAGAGATTTTTCGCTTACAGTGCGAATGCCGACAACGCCTActccggattttctggtgaacggggcctcaTCAAGGAAGCGTACCTATGAGGTGGGTagccaggtgatgttgctgcggcCTTCTAAGAAAAGAAGTCTTCACGTTCATTGAACGGGGCCAGCGAAAGCGGCACctaagttttttttaaatattttgcgCAATAAACTATAAATGAGAAGTTTCCGATACCAGCTATGAACTgcagtaccatttgttgggcgagttggtgcttgcGATGATCCATAAgaacgcgacagacgggacagagaagagaggacacaacacagagcgctctgtgttgcgtcctctcttctctgtccgtctgtcgcgctgttatggattatgaACTGCAGTAGGAAATGTTGTGAGCTCGGTTTAGATGTCCAATACGAGGGCTAGGTCAGGCTGGTTCGTTCATGTTGAACGAAACGAAACGCTGTCAGCGATGTTTCGTCGCTgcgttcaacatgaaccaaccaggccGACTTAGCCCTCTGGACATCGGAGCCAACCAAGCGAAGCTGATCGAGACTCTTGTGGAAACTAGGACGCGGAGCAGTGATCTTGTCCTAACGAGAGGTATGGTGCGTGGCAAAAAGCATGGACCCACCCGTGCACCGAGCACCACAGTGGAACCTGGATGGGCATGGACAACGGGCGCGACTGACATACTAGCCATGAGGAAGCAGCACGTGTTCCTGTCACGCTGTCTGGCTGCAGCGGTGCTTTTTTGCCGCAAGTTTTTCAACAAAAGTTCGTTTCTTCAGCAGTCGTGTAAACCGACACGCCGAGGTCATCGCCCCAGCGAAAGCTCTTCTCGAAAACCAGCGCCTGGCGGCTTGTCGCCCAGACTTGCTCAGGGTTTCCCGAGGACAGCGCGGACTGCTTCTGATTGGCACCCTCCTCGAGGAGCTGATTAGTCACCCTTCGGAAGGTCGCCAGAGGCAGGAGGCGAGAATAGAGCAAAGCACAGTGATCGCGTCTCCGTCGATCGAGCGAGCGAGACCTTCCCGAGCTCTCATGCTGTCGGCCTGCTTGTCGAACCTTTGTACATTCATGAaaatattgcatatttgttattattatttgctgTGACGTCGACTTTCTTCGGCTGGCATGCCCTTGCTTGGCCGCAGCGTGTACTGCCAGGGTAATCGGCTGCTCCGTAATGAACACCACAACGTTACAGCAGGACCAACAACACCGGAAGGCACAACGCTGTTacccgacgccgtgatgctcggcaTATAACTGGAAACGTGTGCTGGCCTGGTTGCCTATTAGCCAAACATGGCTAGCAAAAGGCTTCCGCATCGATACTTGAACCGTGCAGCGTGGTAAGGTCAGCTCGGGGCTTCACCTACTAGACTGTTCGAGATATCCACCATAAGTCCGGTCAATCCGTGCACCCTGAGGTGGCACACGATGTCCGCCTCAAACCGCATTACGATCTGCAGAGTTTTCGTCTTCAGTGCATGTGACCACTCCTCTCCGTGCAATTTTTTAGGcggactctttagtatcgagacTACGGTTATTTTTGCACGGGGGTCAATGACACTGCGCATAACATATCTTCCCTCTGCACTGTTCTTAAGAGCGCTTCTTCTTGATGCAAGGAAGGAGAAGTGAAAGCGCTTTGAGCTTACGCTTCCGAAGTCCTCGGACGCTGCTATTCACACTTGAGTACGTGACTAGCGGCAGTGGTTTTCTCATGAGTATTAATGGGAAAAAATCAGTGCAGATCAGTGCCATCTACCATCTCCTGGCGCAGCGTATGCGCAGCTTGGATTGAGAGCAGTGTTAATTTTTTCTTACATATACATAACGACCACAAGTCTAGTCGAAAAAGGCTGATCCTGATCTGCAGCGTAGAGGTCGCTACGGGCGACCCTTACGTTGCATTCAATGTAAAGTGACGAAGGCAGTCAATAACAGTTCCGAACGTGATAAGTACAGAACTTACAATTCTCCGGCAAGGTTAATGTAAGCATGAAAACAGGCCAATGAGAAGATTATTGCATAGTTTACTGGACTGCCATGGAAGGCACCTCACAGCAAGACATATTCCCACGGCGGGTAGTGCGCTGTATGCTCATCTTCCGAGAGAAAACTGTCCGGTTCTACTGAAAACTCTTCAGCTCCTATAAACTCTTGCTCCGTGAGGTCGTGGTACAGTTTGTGTTTCCCAATGTTCCTCTTTATCCAAGGCATGAAGGCACCCAGACGCGTGAAGACAGTCGCGTGGTTCTTGCAGTATGTCTTATTACCGGATCCAAACGACGTGATGCCAACTTGAACGTACCGTCGCTTCTCGACTTCAATGAACAGAGCTCCGCCAGAGTCACCCTGAAAGTGGAGGAAAGGAATGAAGATCAAGAGACGTTATTAATTACGCTGTCTTTGTTCTCATCTCATGTTGCGTgcagatcatcatcatcaacatcatcatcaccctaactacacccactgtaggggaAATGGATCTCCTATGTCTGTGcgattaaccctgccctttgccagctgcgcgcaccctatgcctgcaaatttattaatctcatccgcccacctaatctccTTGGTGGAAACATTTCTACATGAGTCCGCCTGCCTGAATACGCGATTGGCAGGTGGCGCAGTGAATATAAATTGAGGTTCTACAGCGCAAAATGGCCGACAGACGAAGACAAGACCATACagtctttcttttattttgcgcTTTTCCACCTGCCATAATGTATCGACTAGCTCAACTGTCCGGTTTACTGGATAGAGATAAATTTCGCTTCCACTTAATGAGCAGAGGAGAAGGGAGACGGAAGACGGAAGAAAAAAATAGCGATGGCTTAGCTCTGCCATGCCTAGTATACGTAGCGAAGGGAGCCATTAACTGATGGAGCCGAACTGATGTCAGCCTGTGAGTTTGTCAGTCGGGCTGAACAGCCCGGGCAACGACTTCGGGGTCCGTTAAGTTCATTTCCCGAAGCCTAATATCCCGATGCAATAACGCATTCGACATGCTCCGACAGTTTGCCCGCGGACTACATATCAGGAGCAGACCATCTTGTACAAAATTATCTTTTTCACTACAAAATTGAGCCGCGCGGACTATAATCCGGAAGTTACGGTAAATATACAAACACTTTCTGGGTAGATTTAGCTCAACATTAAAAAATTCACAAGTGTAGAGCGAATTCTGTCATGTTTAAAGATATTGTAACTCTGAAAGTAAGTTTTGCGTTGCTTCATTTCAAGCTTAAAATAAAAACCGGGAAATCTAAAAACTTTGACGTCATAAGGGCCCTTGTGTCACGATGTTAGCAGGTTCAGATCTTCCCTGATGGAATGAACTTGTTTACACGAAGCCTGAATGAACAAAAACGCCACTTGTCGGCAGAACTACTACTGAGAGAAAATAGTATAGCTTACGTGACAGACAGTTGTCTCGGTGTTCTGGGCGCATAGCATGCTTCTCCGTTTGTAGCGCCGTCCATGCGTCATCTGGCAAACTTTGTGTGGCACAGTCTGAAGAGTCGTGTACTGAAGATCAATCGCGGGGGGCCCACCTGcgtattgaagaaaaaaaaaaagatgaagtgCAGCGTGTTTGCTCGATGAAAAACTTTTTGGCTATACTAAATGTTTTGTTTTAGTTAAACTGAAAAGACGTGCCTCTGATGCTGGTATGGATTCAACGCGTAGAATATAAGCGCCGACGTTTGCAAACAGCTGATGATCTCGTTATGCAACATTGAAATAATGCTCTGATGTAGAAGCGAAATGAATATGGTAAAGAAAATCTTTGGCAACAGATCGCTAATACTATAGCTGCATACCAAAATGCTATTGGTTGCCACAGAAGGAGACAGAGCAGCAGCACTAGCGGAGAAAACGATTCAGCAATATGTATATCCTGCACTATGCATATTCAGGACTATGTTCAGCTATGCTCAAAGGATCAGACTTTGCGAACACATTTTCAATATTGGGCCAATGTCCTTTGCTTCTAGGGTAATGACATGACTGGCGCGCAAGAAGACAGGCTTACATCGGCTGTCCAATACCGTCGCGTACTTCTGgtgctagccgccgcggtggctcagtggttagggcgctcggctgctgatccggagttcccgagttcgaacccgaccgcggcggctgcgtttttatggaggcaaaacgctaaggcgcccgtgtgctgtgcgatgtcagtgcgcgttaatgatccccaggtggtcgaaattattccggagccctccactacggcacctctctcttcctttcttctttcactcccacctttatcccttcccttacggcgtggttcaggtatccaacgacaaatgagacatactgtgccatttccttttcccaaaaaccaattatatacttCTGGTGCTAAAGCTGTGGGCAAAGGTGCCCAGTTTTAAACCAAGCTTTAGCAAATGACTGATGTGTTACGCCTGATCTTTGTTGCCGTGCACTCGCATGTCATTAAAGCTGCCGTGGAAATCAAAGACGAAAGGATTTAGGCGCCGCAGCATACTTCGGTTCCCACATTATGGAGCAAGTCTAAGCCTTCATGCAGGATTCGATAAGGTGTTCCCACTATGGCAAGTCATCTTGGCGTTTTGTTCATGCTCCCTGAGCTCCATGCAAGAATATCTGTTTCTGCTTATGCCAGCAAatttgaaaataataataataataattggttttttgggggaaggaaatggcgcagtatctgtctcatatatcgttggacacctgaaccgcgccgtaagggaagggataaaggagggtgtgaaagaagaaaggaaaaaggaggtgccgtagttaagggctccggaataatttcgaccacctggggatctttaacgtgcactgacatcgcacagcacacgggcgccttagcgttttgcctccataaaaacgcagccgccgcggtcgggttcgaacccgggaactccggatcagtagtcgagcgccctaaccactgagccaccgcggcgggtaaatttgAAAATCGGAGGATTAGAATATGCGAGTACGTtccattattttattatatggGATTATACTAACAGGACCGGCTTATCTACTTTAAACCTGCCACTAATCCACGAATACAAGTTGATCCGCCCTCTAATTTACATTATTCCTCATTACACACAGACTAATGCCAATTAATCGCGGTAATACAGCACTAATTTCTACTAATTTTTATGGCATTTATTGGCGGTCTTTTTGGAATATTTGGGTTGGGCCAGCTTCCAGATGCTGTCGCATTTCTTTCTGTAGGAATGTGATAAAGTAGGCCCCAAGTTTAATTCTGAAGCAACTAGCAATAATATAAAGCACCTACTAAAGAATGCCAAAATTACAAGAAGTCTGCATATTACCCTGCAGGAAGTACAGCCAATAACAATGTTCCGCAAGGAATCCGGGAACCAAATGAAGCCAAGCGCAGCCGCAAAAGATATCTGTTGGATATATGTGCATTATTAAAAATTGTAGAAATCTGTGGCGGTGGAGTTCCGTGCTTTGTGGTCAAAGTCGGCATCGAGTAAAGTccagatttttttctttacaaaacaTTATGAGCCGTTAAGTGAGTTATCCGAGCGAGTTTCACTTAAAAGTTGTCCACACTGGCATCAGGCGCAGAAACTTAATGAGAGTGCGTTTTCTTTGAGTTCGGACCTGAAGTGTTTCGGAAGGAAGATTTTGTTCCAATAGCTTACTTTGCGGCGTTCCTGCTTCagttttttctgaatattttgcCCCTGGAAATCAACGCACCCTCTGAATTTTGAGATTTATTTCCGGAAAAAAGTTTGTTCATTATTAGAGTAAATGCTGCATTGCAGGCGGTGGCCAAAGTCTAATTCTTAGCCTTAAGTTATGTTAAGTTAATGCACTTCAGACCCGATGCTGAGTGAATAGCGCTGCTACACAGTGAATTGTAGCCGATCATAACTGCCTTAATGAAAGTATTTTACGGAATCAAAGCCTTTCGTGGAGGACCGAAGACTACTAGCGTCTTAATTATTTAATTCAGCGAATAACTTGCCCTCATTGAAAGCAACATTCGATTTAACAGAATACTTCTCACGTCCTTAAACCACTATGCCTTACCACAGGTAGTCATTAGCTAACTCAGGCCTGTGACCTTATAGTAGCCTCCTACAGCTTTATGTTGATTGTAGAGTATTTGAAATATATTTTTGTTCTCAATTTAAGTAAACAAAAAGCCATTCATTTTGATGCGGGCTGCGATGCTCTTTGTATTGTTTGAAGACGTTTTTTGCATCCAGCACAGTAAATTAAGCGAACACAACTCCGCCTTGAGTTCAGCGATCCTAATATGATTTTGAGACACAACGCCCTGTGCGCAGTACCTATCGTCC
The genomic region above belongs to Amblyomma americanum isolate KBUSLIRL-KWMA chromosome 9, ASM5285725v1, whole genome shotgun sequence and contains:
- the LOC144104528 gene encoding chymotrypsin-2-like; the protein is MVKLTMHFPQSPPGECSGSIITRRHVLTAAHCLVNDEGVKATMAGVYYGHTDFFQAQSVSVQKMLIYPRYTYRPKRTNDIAIVLVNRPFQYTPNVRPICLPPRRMNVINRDATAAGWGRTQQGGPPAIDLQYTTLQTVPHKVCQMTHGRRYKRRSMLCAQNTETTVCHGDSGGALFIEVEKRRYVQVGITSFGSGNKTYCKNHATVFTRLGAFMPWIKRNIGKHKLYHDLTEQEFIGAEEFSVEPDSFLSEDEHTAHYPPWEYVLL